The Geotrypetes seraphini chromosome 12, aGeoSer1.1, whole genome shotgun sequence nucleotide sequence AACACTCACAACTCAATCAACTATAATCACACATAAAAGTGAAAACCAAATGAAAAATCTCTGAGCGGCGCCTAGCTGAACCTATCCAGCCAGCTCCCCAGCCAAAAATGAAATCACAGATAAAACCCCAAACTTAACTGAATGAAATAAACCTCTGAAGCACCAAAATCAAACGCAACAGAACACCAggttcaaccagcctggtttcggaGACAAGCCCTTCAGGAACCCATACTGGAAGTTGTAACGATCCGAGTCAGCTGGAAAGGGGTGGAGCTAACAGAGAAGCACGCACGCCAGCTAAAAAGCAGACCAGGAGTAACATCACCCACACATACACCAATCACACATAAACACGTCATTCAAGATAAACACACAAAAGATCAAAGAAAACCGCAGAAATTAAAGGTCACCAGTTTACAGATCTACATTGGTTTGTTCTTGAACAGCTACCTGGGGATTTCAGGGGCGATAAGCAGGCCCATCTGAATTTCCAAGAACAATTTTGGATCTTCCATTTGGAGGCAGTTCATCATTTGGGACTGAATGATAGTGTGGATTGGCACACCATCATTTAGCCCGGTGGAGGTCTGGACCTTTAATTTCCGCGGTTTCCTTTGATCTTTTGTGTGGTTATCTTGAATGACGTGTTTATGTGTGATTGGTGTATGTATGGGTGACGTTACTCCTGGTCTGCTTTTTAGCTGGCGTGCGTGCTTCTCTGTTAGCTCCACCCCTTTCCAGCCGACTCGGATCGTTACAACTTCCAgtatgggttcctgaagaagggcttgtctccgaaaccaggctggttgaaTCTGGTGTTCTGTTGCATTTGATTTTGTTGCTTCAGAGGTTTATTTCATTCAGTTAAGTTTGGGGTTTTATCTGTGATTTCATTTTTGGCTGGGGAGCTGGCTGGATAGGTTCGGCTAGGGGCCGCTCAGAGATTTTTCATTTGGTTTTCACTTTTATGTGTGATTATAGTTGATTGAGTTGTGAGTGTTTCCACTTCATgtaatttatttaaatcattGCACACAACGGGggcccagtgatggtgtgcaggtgggagTTTATGACCTCTGCCTGTCTGTGAAGCATTGGAGCTGGTCTCCTATGGCTGCTTGTTCACACTGAGGGCTCCCTATatttacaaaatattttgctgtttAGAGCAGTAGGGGATTAAAATAACTCTGAGCGACCCCTCCCTTGAACCTTTGACtattctgcctttttgtagtaTCTTGTTAAGGTTGTGGAAGTTTTTGTGTGGAGTAGTTTTTGTTTGggtttctgtaatattaagcttatttctgcacaatatatatattctttatgcaagcactcttagtggtctttgtcagtaattttactTCCTACTGAATCTTCAACGAGGGTATCGAACCTGGCacctggcggattgtaaggccgcctCAACATTACCACTCCAAACCTTACATTTGGGGGTGAGCAAGGGACATTTGACGCCTACTTGAAGCTCACGGtggaaaaaataattaaaaaatgcaaaatttcaCTAATGTAAAGTTAccagtaattttattgttttttatatTCAATCATGACACACCAAAAGAATACAGCATAATTGCATTAATTAGCCTTTACATTagcgggagatcgttatagttgccaaatgctggctgTCTGATAACGAGCTCTCTTAGGATCTCCAGAtcctctattatatacttttggctcattgtgacatcatcagtttctcaaccaataaagatcaacaaaggaggtgtttaaaagttagacaaagtttcAGAACATTACATTTGTTTACTtatattcatttctgaatataaatcataattttcacaaaagtatattaagaacattatttgttaaaaagatactgaaaggttctcagccttagaggaaaggagaaactcTCCCTAAACTGACAGGTTCAAATTTCATGGCTTTAGCccacagaagccttcctagaaaaggaggaggaggggctggtttccccctgagctgacagtctcacacacaGTGTCTGACTCTAATTTTTTCCAGATtttgctttaggatttctttaggttgcaaatatatattttatgttttttcaaaacccattcttttgttcaatacacagccaTACAATCATATTTGCTTCATTCATATTTGCTTGGCCAAGCATTCCATACATTCATAACTTGATTCATTCATAACTCATATTTCAtaaatgttatatctcagtttagaATACTTCttcccagcctaaggcacatctggtatcaattaacaccacaaGGCTTAGCAGCGGGAAAAcgaaacaaagaaaaacagagaTAACAAAGAAGCCAGAAACTAGTCACTGGCACAAAATGGTGTCCAAAGACAGAGCAGATATAGCAAAacaaagaacccaaaatggattcgATGTATcctttatgatttcctccatgatctagcttaaatagcaaagtacacaaaaataacattattctttcccttatattaatctgtagtgtgattttctggctttagctacatttatcttcagatttttattcaccagtttgtcatatgcttctattgggcgtggccttaactaacacatatgcttgtatctaactagaattacccagaatcatacgaaaaacaagcccttttgtagaaaaactccacaaaaatactgcactatcatgttctgatatccattccattaccgtcccataaacatcaccccctactggccatgagccactactcctcagggGCTAAAccgagcccccaaaatgtaaagTTTGGAGAGGTAATGTTGaggcggccttacaatccgccaggtccTGAGTTCAGTACCCTCGCAGAAGATTCATTAGGAAGTAAAATCAAATgacaagcacagccagaagtgattatatagaaaatatatatattgtgcagaaataagcttaatattacagaaaagaaagatttataaagatacatcaagcattacaattgttgaaataagttttaaaaatacagagactgcttctgtgcacttgtgaatgagagagaaaagtcaGCTTCTTGATTTGTGAggacaaagaaaaagagagagaggtggagaaagggggagggggtgtggtgATGTTCCAGACAGAGAAGAGAGGGGGGGAGTTGCAGAGAAAGGGTTTTTATAGATTGGAGTCTTATTCAAAATATAGAAACtgttgtatgtcccagtatcattctgtttataatttgtaaactgtttgaaacaatggtgaataaggtgagtggggtgtgagagattgaagaagaaaagagggagaattTCCAGTATCACTTTGACAATGGTTTCTGATTCTTCGCACCTCTTAGCTGCAAGGTCCTTTAAGCACTGATTTAATTTAGGCTGGCTAAGGTTGTTTTCAATGACATGCCCTAAAatcagacatgaatgatatgatctcccataggcctttgctgatattggttaggccaactgaaaatgctgaggTTGACACCAACAACCACAACACAGATATGTTTGATTCTGTGCCATTcaaatctctccctcccttacacacacacacagacgtGTACACATGTTTCATGTACCCTTTTTAAAAGGTTTATCTCCATGGTTCACCCTTTTAATCTTTATGTCTTTTTGGCTCTCAACGCTGTCACTCCATATATATTCAGGGGACAACACCTTTGTAGGTTTATTGTAGAGAAAATACTTGTTTAAATGACTTTCTTCATCGACCCTTGCATGAATACCATTGGCTCTGTCTTTCATGATGTCTTCATAGCATGCTTTCGTCAACTGGTAGATCCTCGATACTGTCCCAAGAAAGAAATTTCCCTGATAATAAAAATCCCCTTTATCTTCGGGAATAAAAGCTTGAGAGACTGGGCGCCTTTCATATGGAAACTTTATGCGTGGCCACTTGTAAAATACAGGATGAAGCGCACCTACCAACTCCCCAAGGATCTCCACTCCTATATGGTTCAACATCACTATGTCTGTATCTAAACAGACCAAGTAGTCCAATTCTTTATGAAATAGCAGTTCAGTTTGATTTTTGATAACCTCCATCCTGCCCATAACAGCCTGGTTCCAATCTGAGTATTCAGGAACTTTGATAATCTTCATGGGTCTCTTTATATCCAGATTAAGAGCTTTCACTTCATCGGGACGGTTTGTACAAACATAGTACTTCACCATTCCTCCCTTCACGAAGTATCTCTCTGCGGATTCTAGGAATTTCTTAAGTAATTTTATATaccttgaaaaataaaatgtattcaaTTAATTTACAAGTTTCATTTGCTCAATTTGTTAAAtagcattaaaaaagaaaaatagttcTGTGGGAGACTAACAAGGATTAAGTTGCCGTACTCTACAAGAGTGTGGATTAGCCCTGCATTGCtcgcataaaaaaaacaaacttaacTTTAAGCTAGAGACTGGGGTACTTACTTTCCAACGGCAGAGACTATAAGACCAATTCTATAGCTGTTGCGCTGGTATTCTTCCATCAAGATATCATGGTTAAAAGTCCCCTCCCAGATAATTGGGGCCAGCCAGGGAGTCAGAATCATCACGTCACTGCGACTGGAAGAATCACTCTTATTACTTGTAAGATATTTGATAAATTATACAAGGATCAGGCAGAACAAACAGGGCCTGATTTTAAGTCctaagcactgtttatagaatcgcacctagcagtgcctaggcATTGACCCTAGACTCTAGATGCACTCTCatttaggctagggttttcttggcctaaatgagtgcatctAAGGTGGGCATCTATTGGCTTGTGAAAACTCCACCCCAAATCTGCCCCAAAACACCCATAAACACAGCTACTTGCTGGTAGGTACCTCagtgtacactcctccctccatattcgcgggggatagaggcagagctggcccgtgaaTATTGAAAAATCACAGATAACTTTTAGGGcaagctctgacccacccccacctccctcctgcattCCAGACCTTCCCCAGATCTTATCTGGTGGTTTAGCAGTGACGCAGGGCAAGAtcgatcttcttacgctcctgcctcgtgcagagctTTCATCAAaatgtagtctcgagactacatcAGGAACTCGCAGCATGCATtatgatgatggctctgcacgaggcaggagcgtaggaagatcaatCCTGTCCTGCGTcgccactagaccatcaggtaaggtctggggaaggtccgggatgcagcGTTTCTGTTGTTAAAAAACAAGGGGGAGGTTCCGGCAAAAATCGCTAATAGCCGAATCCACAGGTACTGAAACTACCGATTTGGAGGGAGTAGTTTAGACAACTACCTAAAAGTTGTAGGCGTCTACCGAGGTTAGTGCCTACTggcaaataaattttttaaagtgaTTTTTAATGCTGTATTCAATTAAGGTGCTgattaagtcaattaaaaaatttaaggtaggcacctagattggacAGTCAGGCACAATATTTTGTTAAGCAGTATTAGTAGTATTTTCAGTTTAATCATATAAGTAGAGAGAATAGCTAAACAAATTTGGCAAGACCTGACAATTAGAAGTGTTATTCCTACCATTATGGATAAACAGATTCAGTCAAGGAAATGACAGTACCGTAGCTGGAACTAATCAGTCATGAGGATAAACAGCATTGCTGACTCACAAGGTGCTTTAATCGCTAAGAAGAGCAAGCAAGCACTTCAGATTGATCAAACGTAAGCAGAAATGGGGATGAATACTGCAGCTTCGTGAGTGTTTGCGATCAGTAGAACTAAATAAGCATTCGATTGGATTAGACTTCAGCAGCAAATATGTACTGTATAAGAATTCCTTGTGATTAGCTAATTGAATTAAATAGCCATAAATGATAATCATCCAGACGAAGCTGTAACCAAGTTATGGTTAAGTTTTGTAAGTAATGACAGTTCAGGATGtggtaggcacctagatcggctaaGCGCACTGATCTGGGCGCCTACCTGCAggtgtcttttgtagaattaggGCCATATTGCATATTCACACACCCTGAAAATGGCCCCTCCACTCCCCCAATTCCCCTCCAGCTCCCCCTATCTCCCACGTGTGCCCTACACACAGCCCAAAATCCATCTCTGCAGCAAGCCCAGAGAACACCCCCGCTCCCCCTCACCCCTCCCACCCGTGTCCCCAAAGAGCATAGCAGGAAAGAAAGCAACCAGACACCCAAGCATAGGTCCTCCTAGATTGGGGAACCTAGGTAACAAGAAAAGAAATCCAAAACATAGCAAAAATAAGAtaaccatacgtcccgttttgaatgggactgtcccgttTTCAAATCCCCTattccgttgtccccacacacagcttcgggacgctgaaatgtcccattttcagggacagcgtcccgaagctgtgctcagggacaacgggacaggcgatcacttcctgtccctacctactgcgcaaaaaaattaaaaagcctccctccttcctttcccccgtctGCTGCTattttacctccctgctgctgctgctgctaatcgccgacacgaagtcttctttccgatgtcaattccagcgattggctggcccagaacgtcttctgcgacgtcagaattgacgtcggaaagaagacttcatgtcggcgattagcagcaggtaGGTAAGttaacaggaagctgcgtcagagggaagctttgggtaagcagcaccgcttgcaaaattacagttcctgttgcctttcttacccgtgttgcttgcttgtcttactttccatcgatggggggagCCACATTGCTGATTGTGGGGGCcccgcattgccgatcaatgctggagaggCTCATCGCCgtttggataaaacaatgttgatgccctccttcatcgcgCTCCcgtgaccatttcaggccctaggcacgtgcctactgggcctattgggtAATTCTGCCCtggcggcagggagggaaggaggtaggcaggcaagcaggctggctttggctagagagggaggtaggcaggctggctttgggggtgggggtgggacaaagtctggaaggcagtgagagggacataggaaggaggcattgggagcactaaggacatgggaaggaggcaccggggggcactaaggacatgggaatagaaagggacaattgttgggcctgagtgcagaaaaaaagaaatgaaagaaaggatacacagtcagaaggaaacgcaaccagagactcatgaaatcaccagtgatcaaaatatgtcagttttgagaatttatttctgctgtctatattttgcactatatttgtctatttttctatagttactgaggtgacattgcacattttaaagtcatctgccttgacatctttgaaaaacccccaaatataaatgataattaacattttctctgcgtatagtgtgctttgtaatttttttaaattttatggttaccattatgaattaataagatattatgtgtacattaaaaatgaatgggagaaattgggggtgggattggggtggggctaaggtgggattgggggcgggactaacaattaatagatgtccccttttgatgaaaaaataaatggtcacgttaagcaaAACACAACCAGAACGAGAAATAAGCCTCAATGCTGGTCAGGTTAGCAGGCCACTACATAGATAGACaagtccagcagcagcaggagagtaGGAGGCCTGCCAAAGCACTCTGAATCAGGGACGGGCAGCAAGTGCAAAATCCATCCGAGGGGCCCATGAAGTGCAGCACAAAAGGCCAAAACCCCGGCCTGTCAGTCCAAGATCCACCAGGGACACAAAGCAGGCTCACACAGCTCGCCAGTGGTCAGCATTATAGTCTGGCCTCACCACCAGGAACTCCAAAGTAGGACCGGGAAGCAAGGCCAAAAAAACGCCCAGGGGTCCACACATCGCAACTCAGAAGGCAACAGTCCGGGCCTGTTGGTCCAACATCCCCTCAGGACATGAAACCAGCTCACAACGCCAAGCTACCCATGGTCAGTGACACAAACGAGCCCAAGAATATAGGAAAAAGTTCAAGCTGGTAACTTAGCCAGGTAGGACactgacctgagaccgaagcgaaaattgaagaagggaaagtcagcaatcctagtgggagactcgatcctgaggcataaGGACAGCCACAtaacaggagagagagaggatcgactagtgacctgcctcccaggagcaagaaccaaggacatcgtggacaaaattggaaagatcttggaaggagcggagacggaagagactacagtaatgatccacatcgggacaaatgatgtcagcaggagatactatagaagaagcacgctgatagaacagttcaagattctgggaaggaagttgaaaatgaggactcagaagatagcgttctcagagatcctaccggtaccaagggctgatgtgaaaaggcaggaggaactacaatcaacaAATGCGTgcatgaggagatggtgtgaggaagaggtgttccacttcgtgaggaactggacaacgttctggggcaagagcaaactCTATAGgcgagatggactgcacctgagcgcggcgggaactagacttctagcaaacaacatcaggagaggaatagaacaggctttaaactaagaagaaggggaaagccgacagtcgaccaagcgtcgacgattcggaagaaggtatcccgtgaagatactaatagggaaaaaggctgggaagaaacaacagGCAAATTACAGGggttgactaacccagaagaggaggttagaaggattgtagcACAAAAGAAggaactaaagaccgaagcacagggaaaggaaatgaagacaagaaaatgccaggatctaaattgcatatacagtggtaccttggtttacaagcataatccattccaggatcaTACTCAtaatccaaaacgctcgtttatcaaagcaaagttccccataggccttaatgcaaactcagaagatttgttccacaaccaaagtttgcaatggtggcccaggggtaaatacctgcctgcgggtgctgcagcgattccaaagtggtgccttccttccctcggggtcctgtgcggctgccctcccgcttcggccgatgcctccaCAGTCGgtcagcgcctcccggctcccatctaagcctgccgccatcctgaatgagcatgcacGCGGCttcacctctcctctcctaagtcagctgCTGCCCCGAGAACATGCTCAACACATATAAGCACGCaggactggagtcttggaagctcaaaatgcgctagggagacagaattcctggaggctacataagattgcttcatggagcagcttgttagagaaccaacgagaggaaatgccactctggatctaatcctaaatgagttaaggggacctgcaaaggaagtgaaagtagtgggaccaccgctgggaaacagcgatcataatatgatcaaattcaaagttgaagtaggaataccgaaaggaaagagaaccatagcgacaactttcaacttcaagaaaggaaactacaaagcaatgagggaaatggtaaggaagaaact carries:
- the LOC117346320 gene encoding histo-blood group ABO system transferase-like; the encoded protein is MKMFKVLSITHVSFLTFILGTMTGFLISKWPEVGSLSWRNPEQIPSQDLLMGGNLHWVPANRSSPLRTHYNKPDIAQAPRSDVMILTPWLAPIIWEGTFNHDILMEEYQRNSYRIGLIVSAVGKYIKLLKKFLESAERYFVKGGMVKYYVCTNRPDEVKALNLDIKRPMKIIKVPEYSDWNQAVMGRMEVIKNQTELLFHKELDYLVCLDTDIVMLNHIGVEILGELVGALHPVFYKWPRIKFPYERRPVSQAFIPEDKGDFYYQGNFFLGTVSRIYQLTKACYEDIMKDRANGIHARVDEESHLNKYFLYNKPTKVLSPEYIWSDSVESQKDIKIKRVNHGDKPFKKGT